A part of Acaryochloris thomasi RCC1774 genomic DNA contains:
- a CDS encoding NAD(P)/FAD-dependent oxidoreductase, whose translation MKIAIVGCGIVGAAIAYTLSQKTDWEITVWDRRTPDKWEATGAALGVLMAVVRTRLKGKHVRLCLESLQCYESIIPQLEALTNIAIPYNRGGIVQLCFNPQDLVYWQKTQAMRQRQGFTLEILNRAQLLKRYPDLSEARQAKNAAVGAIYSPQDRQVDPVICAQALIKAAQLQGVQFIWQTPIQDFRCGSDQRVTYVVTETDVTPVDAVVITAGLDSQLLTAQLQPSLTLQPVLGQALRLKRPDPFAYPYPVVNGGDVHLVPLNAQELWVGATVEFPEEDSLESPQANPALLEQVLGDAIALDPTLATAEILQTWSGLRPRPDGRPAPVIETLASHPNVVLATAHYRNGVLLAPITAVRVQNLLAALLNDPRFIVV comes from the coding sequence ATGAAGATTGCCATCGTCGGATGCGGGATTGTAGGCGCTGCGATCGCCTACACCCTCAGCCAAAAGACAGACTGGGAAATTACCGTCTGGGACCGCCGTACGCCTGATAAATGGGAGGCGACAGGAGCCGCCTTAGGCGTTTTAATGGCGGTAGTCCGCACGCGCCTAAAGGGCAAGCATGTCCGGCTTTGCTTAGAAAGTCTGCAGTGCTATGAATCCATCATTCCCCAACTAGAAGCCCTAACCAACATTGCTATTCCCTATAACCGTGGGGGCATTGTCCAGCTTTGCTTTAATCCACAGGATCTGGTCTATTGGCAAAAGACCCAGGCCATGCGCCAGCGTCAGGGATTCACGTTAGAAATTTTGAATCGCGCTCAGCTACTAAAGCGATACCCCGACCTATCGGAGGCTCGACAGGCAAAAAATGCGGCAGTGGGGGCCATCTACTCTCCCCAGGATCGACAGGTGGATCCGGTGATCTGCGCGCAGGCTCTCATTAAAGCGGCCCAACTCCAAGGCGTCCAGTTTATTTGGCAGACGCCCATACAAGATTTTCGCTGTGGGTCTGATCAACGAGTTACCTATGTTGTCACAGAAACAGATGTGACTCCGGTGGATGCGGTTGTAATCACGGCAGGATTAGACTCACAATTGCTTACAGCTCAACTACAGCCGTCGCTGACACTACAGCCAGTATTGGGACAGGCCTTAAGACTGAAGCGCCCCGATCCGTTCGCCTATCCCTATCCGGTGGTGAATGGAGGAGACGTGCACCTTGTGCCCCTTAATGCTCAGGAACTTTGGGTGGGGGCGACGGTGGAGTTCCCTGAAGAAGATTCTTTGGAGAGTCCCCAGGCAAATCCGGCTTTGTTGGAGCAGGTTTTAGGAGATGCGATCGCACTTGATCCGACATTAGCAACAGCTGAAATTCTACAAACCTGGTCCGGCCTCCGTCCCCGACCTGACGGTAGACCCGCCCCTGTTATTGAGACCTTAGCCAGCCACCCGAATGTCGTCCTGGCAACAGCACATTATCGCAACGGTGTTTTACTCGCTCCCATCACTGCCGTAAGGGTTCAGAATCTGTTGGCAGCCTTACTCAACGACCCAAGATTTATCGTTGTGTAG
- a CDS encoding DUF3611 family protein, whose product MSRMLEGGNASAGFRGLGISFRLVGWASFWIKLVLAIISGVTILFAFPFAFFRQNLTPNVPNVPGSQVAASSPSGGLGLLIIAIGIVFLSVSVFWSFRFTRFSRRFLIPGANPPTKAETLRMVKLALVTDVFGMLMAVIGGEWIVGVIIGKAISQGVVFAGLTRIVEPIELLVVQACINTMAGQFAGIASSLWLLQRTTQIRPSK is encoded by the coding sequence ATGAGCAGAATGCTAGAGGGTGGCAATGCCTCGGCGGGATTCAGAGGTTTAGGCATCTCTTTTCGATTGGTGGGCTGGGCTAGCTTCTGGATCAAGCTAGTTCTCGCCATCATCTCGGGCGTCACGATTCTGTTTGCCTTTCCGTTTGCCTTTTTTCGTCAGAATCTAACGCCCAATGTTCCCAACGTTCCGGGTAGTCAGGTCGCTGCCTCTAGCCCGTCCGGTGGCTTGGGGCTGCTGATCATTGCCATTGGGATCGTTTTCCTGAGCGTGAGCGTGTTCTGGAGCTTTAGGTTTACGCGCTTCTCTCGGCGATTTTTAATCCCGGGTGCGAATCCGCCGACGAAGGCAGAAACGTTGCGCATGGTGAAGCTGGCGCTGGTCACTGATGTGTTTGGCATGCTGATGGCGGTCATTGGGGGAGAGTGGATTGTGGGCGTCATTATTGGTAAGGCGATTTCTCAAGGCGTGGTCTTTGCGGGCCTGACTCGCATTGTTGAACCGATTGAGCTGTTGGTGGTGCAGGCCTGCATCAATACAATGGCAGGGCAGTTCGCGGGCATTGCTTCAAGTCTGTGGCTGCTGCAGCGCACGACTCAAATTCGTCCCTCTAAATAG
- a CDS encoding acyl-CoA thioesterase — MYTRTVRLRDTDAAGVSYFTSILESCHEAYEDSLAATGIDMRSFFSNPETAIPIVHAHVDFLKPTFCGDQQVIRFTVNSLSETEFEVHYEIVSTHKSEALIGKAMTRHVCINPISRDRKPLPEDIAAWLRRWSIA, encoded by the coding sequence ATGTATACCCGTACCGTGCGGCTGCGTGATACCGATGCCGCGGGGGTGTCCTATTTCACCTCAATCTTAGAAAGCTGTCATGAAGCCTATGAAGATTCTTTGGCGGCCACCGGTATCGATATGCGCTCTTTTTTCAGTAATCCTGAAACGGCCATCCCGATTGTTCACGCCCACGTAGATTTTCTTAAGCCTACGTTTTGTGGTGATCAGCAGGTGATTCGGTTCACGGTCAATTCTTTGTCTGAGACAGAGTTTGAGGTACATTACGAGATTGTCTCGACGCATAAGTCAGAGGCACTCATCGGGAAGGCGATGACGCGTCATGTTTGTATTAATCCGATTAGTCGCGATCGCAAACCCCTTCCTGAAGACATCGCGGCTTGGCTACGACGCTGGAGCATTGCCTGA
- a CDS encoding Coenzyme F420 hydrogenase/dehydrogenase, beta subunit C-terminal domain, whose protein sequence is MTVAHFKSKGLKRSSPRPAKALCSDCGLCDTYYIHYVKEACAFLNQQVAELEQQAHGQSRDLDSEDDWYFGVHQQMLTARKKDPIPGAQWTGIVSTIGIEMLNRGLVEGVVCVQNTPEDRFQPMPVIARTPEDILAARVNKPTLSPNLSILEQIEQSGLKRLLVIGVGCQIQALRSVQDKLGLEKLYVLGTPCVDNVPRDGLQKFLETTSKSPETVVSYEFMQDFRVHFKHEDGSEEQVPFFGLKTDKLKNIFAPSCMSCFDYVNSLADLVVGYMGSPYGWQWVVVRNETGQEMLDLVMDQLKTQPVMSEGDRKSAVQNSIPAYDKGVTLPMWAAKLMGVVIDRIGPRGLEYARFSIDSHFTRNYLYVKRNYPEKLEGHVPAYAQKIVEQYTLPD, encoded by the coding sequence ATGACTGTTGCACACTTCAAATCTAAGGGACTAAAGCGCTCTAGTCCCCGACCGGCAAAGGCGCTCTGTAGTGACTGTGGCCTTTGCGATACCTATTACATCCACTATGTCAAAGAAGCCTGTGCCTTCCTCAATCAGCAGGTGGCTGAGCTTGAGCAGCAGGCCCACGGTCAAAGTCGTGATTTAGACAGCGAAGACGATTGGTACTTTGGGGTTCACCAACAGATGCTGACGGCCCGCAAAAAAGATCCGATTCCAGGCGCCCAATGGACCGGCATCGTCAGCACCATCGGCATTGAAATGCTCAACCGAGGATTAGTGGAAGGCGTGGTCTGCGTTCAAAACACGCCAGAAGATCGTTTCCAGCCCATGCCGGTGATTGCCCGGACGCCGGAGGATATTTTGGCTGCTCGGGTGAATAAACCGACCCTGTCTCCCAACCTGTCGATTTTGGAGCAGATTGAACAGTCGGGTCTCAAGCGCTTGCTAGTGATTGGCGTCGGCTGTCAAATTCAGGCGCTGCGCAGCGTTCAGGACAAACTTGGCTTAGAAAAACTCTACGTTTTGGGCACTCCCTGCGTTGACAACGTGCCTCGGGACGGTTTGCAGAAATTTCTTGAAACCACCAGTAAGTCCCCTGAGACCGTGGTGTCCTACGAGTTCATGCAGGATTTTCGGGTCCACTTCAAGCATGAAGATGGTTCAGAAGAGCAGGTGCCTTTCTTTGGCCTGAAGACTGACAAGCTGAAGAATATTTTTGCCCCCTCCTGTATGAGCTGCTTTGACTACGTTAATTCTCTGGCCGATTTAGTCGTGGGCTATATGGGTTCCCCCTATGGCTGGCAGTGGGTGGTGGTGCGTAACGAAACAGGGCAAGAGATGCTAGATCTGGTTATGGATCAGCTCAAGACACAGCCGGTGATGTCGGAGGGCGATCGCAAAAGCGCCGTCCAGAACAGCATCCCCGCCTACGATAAAGGTGTGACTTTGCCAATGTGGGCCGCAAAATTAATGGGCGTTGTGATTGATAGGATTGGTCCCCGAGGCCTAGAGTACGCCCGCTTTTCCATTGACTCTCACTTCACCCGGAATTACCTGTACGTGAAGCGTAACTATCCCGAAAAGCTGGAGGGCCATGTGCCAGCATATGCCCAGAAAATTGTGGAGCAGTACACCCTACCGGATTAA
- a CDS encoding DUF4327 family protein gives MTNNTITRPVLHPMGKLQRQVQSLVDSGKLQPGDAIWKVGFLFRDNWTHWKEELLDFEFSMQDPIQSFLDVEDWDED, from the coding sequence ATGACAAATAATACGATCACCCGTCCGGTATTGCATCCGATGGGTAAGCTGCAGCGTCAGGTGCAGTCATTGGTAGATTCGGGCAAGTTACAGCCCGGTGACGCGATCTGGAAAGTCGGTTTTCTGTTTCGAGACAACTGGACGCACTGGAAGGAAGAGCTGCTGGACTTTGAATTCTCCATGCAGGATCCGATCCAAAGCTTCCTGGATGTCGAAGACTGGGATGAAGACTAG
- a CDS encoding DUF1823 family protein, which produces MAELPPLTTETLWAIIHGDIPDDTVNQLVWEGLGYRKDPDTGKWDISAVEPDWVEAYPEPPNFIDSRPATVKLTRSIPKENKQLLKEQLGFEGYKVGELTPTKTRRATAVNWLLSYLRQIE; this is translated from the coding sequence ATGGCTGAGTTACCTCCTCTCACAACTGAAACACTATGGGCCATCATCCACGGCGATATTCCTGACGACACCGTCAATCAACTGGTGTGGGAGGGGCTAGGGTATCGAAAAGACCCTGACACGGGCAAATGGGATATTTCTGCTGTGGAGCCGGACTGGGTTGAGGCTTATCCAGAACCGCCCAATTTTATTGATAGCCGTCCGGCCACCGTTAAGCTAACGCGATCCATTCCAAAAGAGAATAAGCAGCTCCTGAAGGAACAGCTTGGATTTGAGGGCTATAAGGTTGGGGAACTGACGCCAACAAAGACGAGACGAGCGACGGCTGTAAATTGGCTGTTGAGTTATCTGCGCCAAATTGAGTAG
- a CDS encoding NIL domain-containing protein — protein MKKRVTLTFPRRTVQMPVTYRLAKDFNIAANIIRAQVAPNQVGKLVLELAGDIDQLDAAIDWMQAQHIDVSFASREIVIDEDCCVDCGLCTGVCPTEALTLEPETFRLNFRRSRCIVCEQCVPTCPVQAISTNF, from the coding sequence GTGAAAAAACGCGTTACTCTAACTTTCCCGCGACGGACGGTGCAGATGCCCGTCACTTACCGGCTCGCTAAAGACTTCAACATCGCAGCCAATATTATTCGTGCCCAGGTCGCCCCGAACCAAGTGGGTAAGCTGGTGCTGGAGTTAGCGGGAGATATCGATCAGTTAGATGCTGCTATTGACTGGATGCAGGCGCAGCATATTGATGTCTCCTTTGCGAGTCGAGAGATTGTCATTGATGAAGACTGCTGTGTTGACTGTGGTCTCTGTACAGGGGTGTGCCCGACCGAAGCCCTGACGCTTGAGCCTGAAACTTTTCGGCTAAATTTTCGACGATCGCGCTGTATTGTCTGTGAGCAATGTGTACCTACTTGCCCTGTTCAGGCAATTTCAACGAATTTTTAG